From Staphylococcus delphini, one genomic window encodes:
- a CDS encoding 2,3-diphosphoglycerate-dependent phosphoglycerate mutase, which translates to MPKLILCRHGQSVWNAENLFTGWADVDLSEQGHNEAITSGKKLKEQDIHIDIAFTSLLKRAIKTTFHLLNESNQLFVPVVKSWRLNERHYGGLQGLNKDEARQQFGEEQVHIWRRSYDTPPPAQDEAQRESYLKDRKYELLDRRVMPEAESLKDTLVRVIPYWNDQISQELLAGKTVLVAAHGNSLRALIKYLEGVSDEDIIGYEIKTGAPLIYELSDDLKVIDKYYL; encoded by the coding sequence ATGCCAAAACTTATTTTATGTAGACACGGACAAAGCGTCTGGAATGCTGAAAACTTATTTACAGGATGGGCAGACGTCGATTTATCCGAACAAGGTCACAACGAAGCCATCACATCAGGAAAAAAATTGAAAGAACAAGACATTCATATTGATATCGCATTTACCTCATTATTGAAGCGTGCGATTAAGACCACGTTTCATTTATTAAATGAGTCTAATCAACTCTTTGTACCCGTTGTTAAATCGTGGCGTTTGAATGAACGTCATTATGGCGGTTTACAAGGATTAAATAAAGATGAAGCACGTCAGCAATTTGGTGAAGAACAAGTCCATATTTGGAGACGCTCTTACGATACACCACCGCCAGCACAAGATGAAGCACAACGCGAGAGCTATTTAAAAGATCGCAAATACGAATTATTAGATAGACGTGTAATGCCTGAAGCTGAAAGTTTGAAAGATACTTTAGTGCGTGTCATCCCATATTGGAACGACCAAATTTCTCAAGAACTATTAGCTGGTAAAACAGTGCTTGTGGCGGCACACGGGAACTCATTACGTGCTTTGATTAAATATTTAGAAGGTGTATCGGATGAAGATATCATCGGCTATGAAATCAAAACAGGTGCGCCACTGATTTACGAACTGTCAGATGATTTAAAAGTCATTGATAAATATTATTTATAA
- a CDS encoding oxidoreductase, translating to MKIAIIGPGAVGTAIASALDTLDVTLLGRQDKVMTFEERDTGERKSIPVKALSSVTTPFDVVFIAVKTHQIDTILPQLKTITHAQSKVILAQNGSGLLPKLEGYDAYQAVVYISGEKQEDKVRHDKDYRIQLKQDTFTEQLKAVISTTKLTLELEDNIEKAIWFKLIFNLGMNTLTALSRDTARLLKDDRMLELCKNLLKEGLQVANAEGITYEDSFVDDVIAAYRIFSDESATSMYYDTMNERVTEVEAIQGYIYRQGQKHQLHIPYIETTYTLLAHQNEVRQR from the coding sequence ATGAAAATAGCCATCATTGGACCCGGTGCGGTAGGAACAGCGATCGCTTCGGCATTGGATACGCTAGATGTAACATTGTTAGGGAGACAAGATAAAGTCATGACATTTGAAGAGCGCGATACAGGAGAACGTAAAAGTATCCCTGTCAAAGCGTTGTCATCTGTAACGACGCCGTTCGATGTCGTGTTTATTGCAGTGAAGACCCATCAAATTGATACAATTTTACCACAACTGAAAACCATCACGCACGCGCAATCGAAAGTGATTTTAGCGCAAAATGGTAGCGGCTTACTTCCAAAATTAGAGGGCTATGATGCGTATCAAGCGGTCGTATACATTAGTGGTGAAAAGCAGGAGGATAAAGTGAGACATGACAAAGATTACCGCATTCAGTTGAAGCAAGATACGTTTACTGAACAATTGAAAGCGGTCATTTCAACGACAAAGCTCACGTTAGAACTTGAAGACAATATTGAGAAGGCAATTTGGTTTAAATTGATTTTCAACCTAGGTATGAATACATTAACTGCATTAAGTCGAGACACCGCGCGCCTGTTAAAAGACGACCGTATGCTTGAATTATGTAAAAACTTGCTTAAAGAAGGTTTGCAAGTCGCTAACGCAGAAGGAATTACGTACGAAGATTCATTTGTAGATGATGTCATCGCAGCATATCGAATCTTCTCTGACGAAAGTGCGACAAGCATGTATTATGATACGATGAACGAACGTGTGACAGAAGTTGAAGCGATTCAAGGGTATATTTATAGACAAGGTCAAAAGCATCAACTTCACATTCCTTATATTGAAACGACCTATACATTGTTGGCGCATCAAAATGAAGTCAGACAGCGATAA
- a CDS encoding flavin reductase family protein — MEYSPKQGVRSHGLPHDPFKSSTVPRPIGWISTVSKDGKDNLAPYSQYQNLTWDPPMVMFAANQSVLGNHERKDTVKNAEETGWFVWNMATYDLREAVNLSSKALPPEEDEFEFAGVTKEACIEAPGYRVKESPVHFECEYVQTIRIPTGDPVSTVDIVIGRVAQVHIDDKVIMENGKLDIKSIRPIARLGYYDYTVVDQIFEMKAPAATKEELAGLEGRNFDNQTE; from the coding sequence ATGGAGTATTCACCAAAACAAGGGGTTAGAAGTCACGGTTTGCCACACGATCCATTTAAGAGTAGTACAGTCCCACGTCCGATTGGTTGGATTTCAACGGTTTCAAAAGATGGCAAAGATAATTTGGCACCTTATAGTCAGTATCAAAACTTAACTTGGGACCCGCCAATGGTTATGTTTGCGGCGAATCAATCCGTACTCGGCAATCATGAACGCAAAGATACAGTAAAGAATGCGGAAGAGACGGGTTGGTTTGTTTGGAATATGGCCACGTATGATTTGCGAGAAGCGGTGAACTTGTCATCAAAAGCATTACCACCTGAAGAAGATGAGTTTGAGTTTGCAGGCGTCACGAAAGAAGCATGTATTGAAGCCCCCGGATATCGTGTTAAAGAATCGCCCGTACATTTTGAATGTGAGTATGTACAAACCATTCGCATTCCAACGGGGGATCCTGTATCAACAGTCGATATTGTCATTGGCCGTGTCGCGCAAGTTCATATCGATGACAAGGTGATTATGGAGAATGGAAAGTTAGATATCAAGTCTATTCGTCCGATTGCACGCCTCGGTTATTATGATTACACTGTGGTAGATCAAATTTTCGAAATGAAAGCCCCAGCCGCAACGAAAGAAGAGCTTGCAGGACTTGAAGGACGTAATTTCGATAATCAAACTGAATAA
- the hxlB gene encoding 6-phospho-3-hexuloisomerase produces the protein MAIQQQFERIRREIEQTLSQVDNQAIAQFEQVVSDAEAVFVTGKGRSGFVANGFAMRLNQLDKKAHVVGESTTPSIQKGDVLVVISGSGSTTHLKLLADKAHEVGATIVLVTTAADSKIGELANVTLILPAGTKYQAEGSEQPLGSLFEQSAQLMLDGVVLDFMTAWNVDETTMQNNHANLE, from the coding sequence ATGGCTATTCAACAGCAGTTTGAACGGATTCGCCGTGAGATTGAACAGACGTTATCACAAGTGGATAATCAAGCGATTGCGCAATTCGAACAAGTTGTATCCGATGCAGAAGCGGTGTTTGTGACAGGCAAAGGCCGTTCAGGATTCGTCGCGAACGGTTTTGCGATGCGATTGAACCAACTCGATAAAAAGGCGCATGTCGTTGGAGAATCGACGACACCGTCCATTCAAAAAGGGGATGTGCTTGTTGTCATTTCCGGTTCAGGTTCGACAACACATTTAAAACTGTTAGCCGATAAAGCGCATGAAGTCGGCGCCACGATCGTATTGGTGACGACAGCAGCGGATTCTAAAATTGGTGAATTGGCAAACGTGACACTCATTCTACCAGCTGGCACGAAATATCAGGCTGAAGGTTCTGAACAACCACTCGGCAGCTTGTTTGAACAAAGTGCACAGTTGATGTTAGATGGTGTCGTGTTAGACTTTATGACCGCATGGAATGTCGATGAGACAACGATGCAAAACAATCATGCGAATTTAGAGTAA
- the hxlA gene encoding 3-hexulose-6-phosphate synthase codes for MELQLAIDLLNKEDAAELAKKVTDYVDIVEIGTPIVINEGLPAVQHLKENVKDEDVKVLADLKIMDAADYEVSQAVKFGADVVTILGVAEDASIKNAVEEAHKHGKELLVDLIAVQDLEKRAKEIDALGADYIAVHTGYDLQAQGQSPLDSLRKVKSVIKNAKVAVAGGIKLETVKEVADEGPDLIIVGGGIANADDPREAAKQIREAIEGK; via the coding sequence ATGGAATTACAATTAGCCATCGATTTATTAAATAAAGAAGACGCAGCAGAACTTGCGAAAAAAGTAACGGATTATGTCGATATTGTTGAAATTGGGACACCTATCGTCATTAATGAAGGTTTACCTGCTGTACAACATTTAAAAGAGAACGTGAAAGATGAAGACGTCAAAGTATTAGCTGACTTAAAAATTATGGACGCGGCAGACTATGAAGTGAGCCAAGCAGTGAAATTTGGCGCAGATGTGGTCACAATTTTAGGTGTGGCTGAAGATGCATCAATCAAAAATGCGGTGGAAGAAGCGCACAAGCATGGTAAAGAATTGCTTGTCGACTTAATTGCGGTACAAGATTTAGAAAAACGTGCGAAAGAAATCGACGCATTAGGTGCAGACTATATCGCAGTGCATACAGGTTATGATTTACAAGCACAAGGGCAATCACCATTAGATAGTTTAAGAAAAGTCAAATCAGTGATTAAAAACGCTAAAGTTGCTGTCGCTGGTGGTATTAAACTTGAAACTGTGAAAGAAGTTGCGGATGAAGGTCCAGATTTAATTATTGTAGGCGGCGGTATCGCAAATGCTGACGATCCACGTGAAGCGGCGAAACAAATCCGTGAAGCGATTGAAGGTAAGTAA
- the nagB gene encoding glucosamine-6-phosphate deaminase, whose product MKIINLGSEANASFYVASELFKQMLYQKDSRLGLATGGTMVKVYDYLVELLQKNQLDVSQVETFNLDEYVGLASDHEESYCQYMKHVLFGAYPHFTAENIHVPNGEASDIEAESKRYEALLEEGGPLDIQILGIGQNGHIGFNEPGTPFESLTHCVDLTESTIKANSRYFESIDDVPKQAISMGLSSIMKAKRIILLAFGEQKREAIRHLMSQEVTTDVPATILHRHPHVEVFVDDAAMPEIDK is encoded by the coding sequence ATGAAAATCATTAATTTAGGTAGTGAAGCGAACGCATCATTTTACGTTGCGAGCGAATTATTTAAACAAATGTTATACCAAAAAGACAGTCGTTTAGGTTTGGCGACGGGTGGCACAATGGTTAAAGTGTATGACTATTTAGTGGAATTACTTCAAAAAAACCAACTCGACGTGTCTCAAGTGGAAACATTTAACCTAGATGAGTACGTTGGCTTAGCGTCTGATCATGAAGAAAGCTATTGTCAATATATGAAACATGTTTTATTTGGCGCATATCCTCATTTTACTGCTGAAAATATTCACGTGCCAAATGGTGAAGCGTCAGATATTGAAGCGGAATCAAAGCGTTATGAAGCGCTATTAGAAGAAGGCGGTCCGTTAGATATTCAAATTTTAGGCATCGGTCAAAACGGTCATATCGGTTTTAATGAACCAGGGACACCGTTTGAAAGTTTAACGCATTGTGTCGACTTAACTGAAAGCACAATCAAAGCGAACAGTCGTTATTTTGAGTCGATTGATGATGTGCCGAAACAAGCGATTTCAATGGGGTTAAGCTCTATTATGAAAGCGAAACGTATCATTTTGTTAGCGTTTGGTGAACAAAAACGTGAAGCGATTCGTCATTTAATGAGCCAAGAAGTGACTACAGATGTGCCAGCGACAATTTTACATCGTCACCCCCATGTCGAAGTGTTTGTGGATGACGCGGCAATGCCTGAAATTGACAAGTAA
- a CDS encoding N-acetylmannosamine-6-phosphate 2-epimerase, which translates to MNLTQGLIVSCQALPDEPLHSSFIMGKMALAAKQGGAVGIRANTKADILAIKEEVDLPVIGIVKRDYDNSSVFITATQKEVDELIESGCEVIAMDATLRERPAEDLETLVQYIRKAAPNVEIMADIATVEEAQNAERLGFDYIGTTLHGYTEQTTGQVLYANDFAFLKDILANVSQKVIAEGNVITPEMLKTVMDLGVYAAVVGGAITRPRDITKRFVKMIEEE; encoded by the coding sequence ATGAATTTAACACAAGGATTAATCGTATCTTGCCAAGCGTTACCAGATGAGCCACTCCATTCCTCATTTATTATGGGAAAAATGGCGTTAGCCGCAAAACAAGGGGGCGCTGTGGGGATTAGAGCGAATACGAAAGCAGATATTTTAGCGATTAAAGAAGAGGTGGATTTGCCAGTCATTGGTATTGTGAAGCGGGACTACGACAACTCTTCTGTATTTATTACTGCGACACAAAAAGAAGTGGATGAACTTATTGAAAGCGGATGTGAAGTCATTGCGATGGATGCGACATTGCGTGAGCGTCCTGCTGAAGATTTAGAAACATTAGTGCAATACATCCGTAAAGCAGCGCCCAATGTTGAAATTATGGCAGACATCGCGACGGTAGAAGAAGCGCAAAACGCAGAACGTCTCGGCTTTGACTATATTGGTACAACGCTACATGGCTATACAGAACAAACGACAGGGCAAGTGTTATACGCCAATGATTTTGCGTTTTTAAAAGACATATTAGCGAACGTATCTCAAAAAGTCATCGCTGAAGGCAATGTCATCACGCCTGAAATGTTAAAAACAGTCATGGATTTAGGTGTGTATGCAGCAGTCGTCGGTGGTGCCATTACGAGACCACGCGATATTACGAAACGTTTCGTGAAAATGATTGAGGAGGAATAA
- a CDS encoding PTS transporter subunit EIIC codes for MNTLFDKAQQFGKSFMLPIAILPAAGLLLGIGGALSNPNSIEAYPFLNIPLLQHLFVLMRTAGSIVFQNLSVLFAIGVAVGLARADKGTAGLAAMLGFLIMNATMNGLLTIAGQMAAPDQLAKAGQGMVLGIQTVETGVFGGIIVGIMTAMLHNKYYKITLPQFLGFFGGSRFIPIVTAFASIVLGLVMFFIWPLFQHAIMGAGQLVKQTGVIGTFLYGFILRMLGPFGLHHIFYLPFWQTALGGSLELNGKLIQGMQNIFFAQLGDPTTTHYYEGISRYMSGRFITMMFGLLGAALAIYHTAKPERKKVVGGLMLSAALTSFLTGITEPLEFSFLFVAPLLYVVHALLDGLAFMMADIFNITVGQTFSGGFIDFILFGVLQGQAKTNYLWIIPIGVVWFILYYVIFRVLIQMFNFKTPGREDETTQQTVATTERATTIIQALGGPENIEIVDCCATRLRVTLKDTQKVNESLIQSTDPKGIITKGNGIQIVYGPHVSTIKNEVEEQLEGSH; via the coding sequence TTGAATACATTATTTGATAAAGCACAGCAATTTGGGAAGTCATTTATGTTACCGATTGCGATTTTACCGGCAGCTGGATTATTACTTGGTATTGGAGGCGCACTGAGTAATCCGAACTCTATCGAAGCGTATCCGTTTTTAAATATCCCATTGTTGCAACATTTGTTTGTATTAATGCGGACAGCTGGCAGTATTGTGTTTCAAAACTTGTCAGTATTGTTTGCGATAGGTGTTGCAGTCGGTTTAGCGCGAGCAGATAAAGGTACTGCGGGGTTAGCTGCGATGTTGGGATTTTTAATTATGAATGCAACGATGAATGGCCTCTTGACGATTGCCGGACAGATGGCAGCACCTGACCAATTAGCGAAAGCAGGACAAGGGATGGTTTTAGGTATTCAAACTGTAGAGACAGGTGTGTTTGGTGGTATCATTGTCGGTATCATGACGGCAATGCTTCATAACAAATACTATAAAATCACATTGCCGCAGTTTTTAGGCTTTTTTGGAGGCTCGCGTTTCATTCCGATTGTGACGGCTTTTGCATCTATTGTATTAGGTTTAGTGATGTTCTTTATTTGGCCGTTATTTCAACATGCGATTATGGGAGCGGGTCAACTCGTGAAGCAAACAGGCGTGATTGGTACGTTCCTATATGGTTTCATATTGAGAATGCTAGGGCCTTTCGGATTGCATCACATTTTTTATCTTCCATTTTGGCAAACCGCGCTCGGAGGTTCACTCGAATTGAATGGCAAACTGATTCAAGGGATGCAAAATATCTTTTTTGCACAATTAGGAGATCCAACAACGACACATTATTATGAAGGTATTTCACGTTATATGTCGGGCCGTTTTATTACAATGATGTTTGGGTTACTTGGTGCGGCACTCGCGATATATCATACAGCAAAACCTGAGCGCAAAAAGGTGGTCGGTGGTTTGATGTTATCTGCAGCTTTAACGTCTTTTTTAACAGGTATTACAGAACCGTTAGAGTTTAGCTTTTTATTTGTGGCGCCTTTACTGTATGTCGTGCATGCTTTACTAGATGGTTTAGCGTTTATGATGGCAGATATTTTTAACATCACGGTTGGGCAGACGTTTAGCGGTGGTTTTATAGATTTTATTTTGTTTGGTGTTTTACAAGGCCAAGCGAAAACGAATTATTTATGGATTATTCCAATTGGTGTCGTCTGGTTCATATTGTATTACGTCATTTTCAGAGTTTTGATCCAGATGTTTAACTTCAAAACCCCAGGGCGCGAAGATGAAACGACGCAGCAAACTGTAGCGACGACTGAACGTGCGACAACAATTATTCAAGCGCTAGGTGGTCCAGAAAATATTGAGATCGTGGATTGCTGTGCGACACGCCTGAGAGTCACGTTAAAAGATACACAAAAAGTCAATGAAAGCTTGATTCAAAGTACTGACCCTAAAGGAATCATTACGAAAGGAAACGGCATCCAAATTGTCTATGGACCTCACGTTTCGACCATTAAAAATGAAGTAGAAGAACAATTAGAAGGGAGTCATTAG
- a CDS encoding MurR/RpiR family transcriptional regulator, whose product MKIENRIQQNQHHFTKVDQQIAQFILSVDDHTDLGAINQLADAIGVSPSSITRFAHKLNYDSFQSFRFAIQHELQTEPIHNSPSIQILHQHYRAIMDHTGEFLVEDDLMYLVNTIEQSDKIIFIGIGSSGLSAQELYFRTSRMGFNTLAITDAHLMTVIGHMCHGNTTIVAFTNSGATKEIMDSLSHGRENGATMIAISHFRTPALEQHCHRIIMTADRNQTHDAYFINSQLANHFIIDLLSYHLLQNKERLAHFTSSYEQLLAKRATTTYSPHDFHRLQD is encoded by the coding sequence ATGAAAATTGAAAATCGTATTCAACAAAATCAACATCATTTCACAAAAGTCGACCAGCAAATCGCTCAATTTATTTTGTCGGTGGATGATCATACGGACTTAGGTGCAATTAATCAGTTAGCGGATGCGATTGGGGTGTCACCTTCTAGTATTACACGCTTTGCACATAAATTAAATTACGACAGCTTCCAATCGTTTCGTTTCGCCATCCAACATGAACTGCAAACGGAACCGATTCACAATAGTCCTTCCATTCAAATTTTGCATCAACATTATCGCGCCATCATGGATCACACGGGTGAATTTCTCGTTGAAGACGATTTGATGTATCTCGTCAACACCATTGAACAGAGTGATAAAATCATTTTTATCGGCATTGGCAGCTCAGGATTAAGCGCGCAAGAATTGTACTTTCGCACGTCGCGCATGGGCTTCAACACACTCGCGATTACGGATGCGCATTTAATGACAGTCATCGGGCACATGTGTCATGGCAATACTACGATCGTCGCATTTACGAATAGTGGTGCTACGAAAGAAATTATGGATAGTTTAAGTCATGGTCGTGAAAACGGGGCGACTATGATAGCCATTTCTCATTTTCGGACACCTGCACTGGAACAACATTGTCATCGCATCATTATGACCGCCGACCGTAATCAAACACATGATGCTTACTTTATTAATTCTCAACTCGCCAATCACTTTATTATTGATTTATTGAGTTACCATTTACTACAAAATAAAGAACGGTTGGCCCATTTCACGTCGAGTTATGAACAACTGTTAGCGAAAAGAGCGACCACAACCTATTCACCGCATGATTTTCACCGACTACAAGATTAA
- a CDS encoding YojF family protein, whose amino-acid sequence MQPITDEAVQALLDQYANQPVYLHVETTNGAYANHFDQRVFNAGTFLRNIQVTYQHAQLKGGEKDPYRVGLKLADHSWVYVQGLTHYDVTEDGMFLLAGFNYEGQLAAALEMSHKPFKA is encoded by the coding sequence TTGCAACCGATTACAGACGAAGCGGTACAAGCATTACTCGACCAATACGCAAATCAACCTGTCTATCTTCACGTTGAAACGACTAATGGCGCTTATGCCAATCATTTCGATCAACGTGTATTCAATGCAGGCACTTTTTTAAGAAACATCCAAGTCACTTACCAGCATGCACAACTTAAAGGCGGAGAAAAAGACCCTTACCGCGTAGGACTCAAACTTGCCGACCATAGTTGGGTATATGTTCAAGGTTTAACACATTATGATGTGACAGAAGACGGGATGTTTTTACTGGCAGGATTCAATTATGAAGGACAGCTTGCGGCAGCACTTGAAATGAGCCACAAGCCTTTTAAAGCATAG
- the bshB2 gene encoding bacillithiol biosynthesis deacetylase BshB2 has translation MTTESHILVIFPHPDDETFSSAGTLARYIDEGVPVTYACLTLGQMGRNLGNPPFATRESLPDIRERELDDAMKAIGITDLRKMGLRDKTVEFEPVEEMDAMVQSLIDETQPSTIISFYPGYAVHPDHEATAEAVVRTVGRMEASRRPRLQLVAFSNDAVEQLGEPDIVNDISAYQDRKYAAFEAHRSQTGPFLEQLANPQGDVSGVPKDAANFLTTETFWTYSFK, from the coding sequence ATGACAACTGAAAGCCATATTCTTGTCATCTTCCCACACCCGGACGATGAGACATTTTCTTCGGCAGGTACGCTTGCACGTTATATTGATGAAGGTGTGCCAGTGACGTATGCATGTCTGACACTCGGGCAAATGGGACGCAATCTCGGCAACCCACCTTTCGCTACACGTGAATCACTGCCAGACATTCGCGAACGTGAACTCGATGACGCCATGAAAGCAATCGGTATTACAGATTTACGTAAAATGGGCTTGCGTGATAAAACTGTGGAATTTGAACCCGTGGAAGAAATGGATGCGATGGTGCAATCACTCATCGATGAAACACAACCTTCCACGATTATTTCATTTTATCCCGGTTATGCCGTCCATCCTGATCATGAAGCAACAGCAGAAGCGGTCGTGAGAACTGTTGGTCGTATGGAGGCATCTCGTCGTCCAAGACTGCAATTAGTCGCATTTAGTAATGACGCCGTTGAACAGTTGGGCGAACCTGATATCGTCAATGACATTTCAGCTTATCAAGACCGTAAATATGCCGCATTCGAAGCACATCGTTCACAAACGGGACCTTTCCTTGAGCAACTTGCCAATCCACAAGGTGACGTTTCCGGTGTGCCTAAAGATGCTGCAAACTTTTTAACAACCGAAACATTTTGGACTTATTCATTTAAATAA
- the folE2 gene encoding GTP cyclohydrolase FolE2, whose amino-acid sequence MTEFDLSTREGRWKHFGSVDPIKGSKPTTKAEMTDLQSTHKNFLFEIEEVGIKNLVYPVWIDQYQTAGNFSFSTSLNKDEKGINMSRILESVEAEYDNGIRLEFDALTQLLNQLKGRMKQHSAGVDVSGKWFFNRYSPVTQMKAVGSADVTFGLALENDAVSRKEITIEAAVTTLCPCSKEISEYSAHNQRGIITVKAYFDKTATLPEDYKEIILDAMEANASSMLYPILKRPDEKRVTERAYENPRFVEDLIRLIAADLVEVSWLEGFDIECRNEESIHQHDAFAKLKYRK is encoded by the coding sequence ATGACTGAATTCGATTTATCGACACGTGAAGGTCGTTGGAAACATTTTGGTTCAGTAGATCCTATTAAAGGGTCAAAACCTACAACAAAAGCCGAAATGACCGACCTTCAAAGTACACACAAGAATTTTTTGTTTGAAATAGAAGAAGTAGGCATTAAAAATCTCGTGTACCCAGTTTGGATTGATCAATATCAAACCGCTGGGAACTTTAGTTTTTCAACAAGCCTGAATAAAGACGAAAAAGGCATTAATATGAGCCGTATTTTAGAATCTGTAGAAGCAGAATATGACAACGGTATTCGTCTGGAGTTTGACGCATTAACGCAATTATTAAACCAATTAAAAGGTCGCATGAAGCAGCACAGTGCGGGTGTGGATGTCAGTGGTAAGTGGTTCTTTAATCGCTATAGCCCAGTTACACAAATGAAAGCTGTGGGCAGTGCGGATGTGACGTTTGGTTTAGCACTAGAAAATGATGCAGTGTCTCGTAAAGAAATCACTATTGAGGCAGCTGTTACGACGCTATGTCCTTGTTCAAAGGAAATCAGTGAGTATTCTGCACATAACCAACGTGGCATCATTACAGTGAAAGCGTATTTCGATAAAACAGCAACACTACCAGAAGATTATAAAGAAATCATTTTAGATGCGATGGAAGCCAATGCTAGCTCCATGTTGTATCCGATTTTAAAACGTCCGGACGAAAAGCGCGTGACAGAACGTGCTTATGAAAATCCGCGTTTTGTGGAAGATTTGATTCGTTTAATTGCGGCTGATTTAGTCGAAGTCTCTTGGTTAGAAGGCTTTGATATTGAATGTCGTAACGAAGAATCAATTCACCAACATGACGCATTTGCGAAATTAAAGTATCGAAAATAA